Proteins from a genomic interval of Sphingobacterium lactis:
- a CDS encoding 7-carboxy-7-deazaguanine synthase QueE: MSNQVPADGTFLPLMEEFYTIQGEGYHTGKAAYFIRLGGCDVGCHWCDVKESWDAALHPLTAAEVIVDNAKKHPAKTVVITGGEPLLYNLTYLTQKLKEAGIKIFLETSGAYPLTGYWDWICLSPKKFKGPREDVLSAAGELKVIVFNKSDFQWAEEHAKFVNANCKLYLQPEWSKAAEMTPLIIDYVKDNPKWEISLQTHKYLNIP, encoded by the coding sequence ATGTCAAATCAAGTTCCAGCGGACGGCACATTCCTTCCATTAATGGAGGAGTTTTACACGATACAGGGCGAGGGATACCACACGGGCAAGGCGGCTTATTTCATCCGCTTGGGAGGCTGCGATGTGGGCTGCCATTGGTGTGACGTCAAGGAAAGCTGGGATGCCGCACTGCACCCACTGACCGCAGCGGAAGTCATTGTGGATAATGCCAAGAAACACCCCGCAAAAACGGTCGTGATCACAGGTGGAGAACCTCTACTCTACAACCTGACTTACCTGACGCAAAAGCTGAAGGAAGCCGGGATCAAAATTTTCCTGGAAACATCAGGCGCCTATCCCCTAACCGGGTATTGGGATTGGATCTGTCTATCGCCGAAAAAATTCAAGGGCCCTCGTGAAGATGTGTTGAGCGCCGCGGGTGAGCTGAAGGTGATTGTTTTCAACAAAAGTGATTTCCAATGGGCAGAGGAACATGCGAAATTCGTGAATGCGAACTGCAAACTGTACCTGCAACCGGAATGGTCCAAAGCAGCGGAGATGACACCGTTGATCATTGACTATGTCAAGGACAACCCGAAATGGGAAATTTCCCTGCAGACACATAAATACCTGAATATTCCCTAA